A region from the Hippopotamus amphibius kiboko isolate mHipAmp2 chromosome 15, mHipAmp2.hap2, whole genome shotgun sequence genome encodes:
- the LRRC8E gene encoding volume-regulated anion channel subunit LRRC8E isoform X1: MIPVAEFKQFAEQQPAFKVLKPWWDVLAEYLTVAMLMIGVFGCTLQVTQDKIICLPSHEPRENLSEAPCQQLLPRGVSEHMGDLRELSGLKNNLDLQQYSFINQLCYETALHWYAKYFPYLVVIHTLIFMVCTSFWFKFPGTSSKIEHFISILGKCFDSPWTTRALSEVSGENHKGPAGRATVTVAAAAGSAKAGEGEKEKVLAEPEKVVTEPPAVTLLDKKEGEQAKALFEKVKKFRVHVEEGDILYTMYIRQTVLKVCKFLAILVYNLVYVEKIRFLVACRVETSEVTGYASFCCNHTKAHLFSKLAFCYISFVCVYGITCLYTLYWLFHRPLKEYSFRSVREETGMGDIPDVKNDFAFMLHLIDQYDSLYSKRFAVFLSEVSESRLKQLNLNHEWTAEKLRQKLQRNAQGRLELALCMLPGLPDTVFELSEVEALRLEAICDITFPPGLLQLVHLQELSLLHSPARLPFSSQVFLRDRLKVIRVKCEELREVPLWVFGLRGLEELHLEGLFPPELARAATLESLRELKQLKVLSLRSNASKVPASVTDVAGHLQRLSLHNDGARLLALNSLKKLAVLRELELVACGLERIPHAVFSLGALQELDLKDNHLRSIEEILSFQHCRKLVTLRLWHNQIAYVPEHVRKLRGLEQLYLSHNKLEMLPTQLGMCYSLRLLDVSHNGLRSLPAELGLLQNLQHLALSYNALEFLPDELFFCRKLRTLLLGYNHLSHLSPQVGALRALSRLELKGNRLEALPEELRNCGGLKKAGLLVEATLYEGLPPEVRDRMEVE; encoded by the exons ATGATTCCGGTGGCGGAGTTCAAACAGTTCGCGGAGCAGCAGCCCGCCTTCAAGGTGCTCAAACCTTGGTGGGACGTGCTCGCCGAGTACCTCACCGTGGCCATGCTCATGATCGGGGTGTTCGGCTGCACCCTCCAG gtgaCACAGGACAAGATCATCTGCCTGCCCAGTCATGAACCCCGGGAGAACTTATCAGAGGCCCCGTGCCAGCAACTGCTGCCGCGGGGGGTCTCCGAGCACATGGGGGACCTCCGGGAGCTGAGCGGCCTTAAGAACAACCTGGACCTGCAGCAGTACAGTTTCATTAACCAGCTCTGCTACGAGACGGCCCTGCACTGGTATGCCAAGTACTTCCCTTACCTGGTTGTCATCCACACGCTCATCTTCATGGTCTGCACCAGCTTCTGGTTCAAGTTCCCCGGCACCAGCTCTAAGATCGAGCACTTCATCTCCATCCTTGGCAAGTGTTTTGACTCGCCGTGGACCACGCGGGCCCTGTCGGAGGTCTCTGGGGAGAACCACAAGGGCCCTGCTGGGCGGGCGACAGTGACCGTGGCGGCGGCAGCAGGGTCAGCGAAGGCAGGTGAGGGCGAGAAGGAGAAGGTGCTGGCAGAGCCCGAGAAGGTGGTGACAGAGCCACCGGCCGTCACCCTGCTGGACAAGAAGGAGGGCGAGCAGGCCAAAGCCCTGTTTGAGAAGGTCAAGAAATTCCGCGTGCACGTGGAAGAGGGGGACATCCTGTACACCATGTACATCCGGCAGACGGTGCTCAAGGTCTGCAAGTTCTTGGCCATCCTGGTCTACAACCTCGTCTATGTGGAGAAGATCAGGTTCCTGGTGGCCTGCAGGGTGGAGACCTCGGAGGTCACGGGCTATGCCAGCTTCTGCTGCAACCACACCAAGGCCCACCTCTTCTCCAAGCTGGCTTTCTGCTACATCTCCTTCGTGTGCGTCTACGGGATCACCTGCCTCTACACGCTGTACTGGCTTTTCCACCGGCCCCTCAAGGAGTACTCTTTCCGATCCGTGAGGGAGGAGACGGGCATGGGCGACATCCCTGACGTCAAGAATGACTTTGCTTTCATGCTGCACCTCATCGACCAGTATGACTCGCTCTACTCCAAGCGCTTTGCGGTCTTCCTCTCGGAGGTCAGTGAGAGCCGCCTGAAGCAGCTCAACCTCAACCATGAGTGGACAGCTGAGAAGCTGCGGCAGAAACTGCAGCGCAATGCCCAAGGCCGGCTCGAGCTGGCCCTCTGCATGCTCCCAGGGCTGCCGGACACGGTCTTCGAGCTCAGCGAGGTGGAGGCGCTGCGGCTGGAGGCCATCTGTGACATCACCTTCCCCCCAGGCCTCTTGCAACTGGTGCACCTGCAGGAGCTCAGCCTGCTCCACTCGCCCGCCAGGCTGCCCTTCTCCTCGCAGGTCTTCCTGAGGGACCGCCTGAAGGTCATCCGGGTCAAGTGTGAGGAGCTCCGCGAGGTACCCCTCTGGGTGTTCGGGCTTCGGGGCCTGGAGGAGCTGCACCTGGAGGGGCTCTTCCCCCCAGAGCTGGCCCGGGCGGCGACCCTCGAGAGCCTCCGGGAGCTGAAGCAGCTGAAGGTGCTGTCTCTGCGGAGCAATGCCAGCAAGGTACCCGCTAGTGTGACCGATGTGGCCGGCCACCTACAGCGACTCAGCCTGCACAACGACGGGGCCCGCCTGCTGGCGCTGAACAGCCTCAAGAAGCTGGCGGTGCTTCGGGAGCTGGAGCTGgtggcctgtgggctggagcGCATCCCCCATGCCGTCTTCAGCCTGGGTGCGCTGCAGGAACTGGACCTTAAAGACAACCACCTGCGGTCCATCGAGGAGATCCTCAGCTTCCAGCACTGCCGCAAGCTGGTCACGCTCCGGCTGTGGCACAACCAGATCGCCTACGTCCCCGAGCACGTGCGGAAGCTCCGGGGCCTCGAGCAGCTCTATCTCAGCCACAACAAGCTGGAGATGCTGCCCACCCAGCTTGGCATGTGCTACAGCCTCCGCCTGCTGGACGTCTCCCACAACGGGCTGCGCTCCCTGCCGGCTGAGCTGGGCCTCCTCCAGAACCTACAGCACCTGGCACTCTCCTACAACGCCCTGGAGTTTCTGCCTGATGAGCTCTTCTTCTGCCGCAAGTTGCGGACGCTGCTCCTTGGCTACAACCACCTGAGCCACCTCTCGCCACAGGTGGGGGCCCTCAGGGCCCTCAGCCGCCTGGAGCTCAAGGGCAACCGGCTGGAGGCGCTGCCAGAAGAACTCCGCAACTGTGGGGGGCTCAAGAAGGCAGGGCTTCTGGTGGAGGCCACCCTTTACGAGGGGCTGCCGCCCGAGGTGAGGGACAGGATGGAGGTGGAGTGA
- the LRRC8E gene encoding volume-regulated anion channel subunit LRRC8E isoform X2, translating into MGDLRELSGLKNNLDLQQYSFINQLCYETALHWYAKYFPYLVVIHTLIFMVCTSFWFKFPGTSSKIEHFISILGKCFDSPWTTRALSEVSGENHKGPAGRATVTVAAAAGSAKAGEGEKEKVLAEPEKVVTEPPAVTLLDKKEGEQAKALFEKVKKFRVHVEEGDILYTMYIRQTVLKVCKFLAILVYNLVYVEKIRFLVACRVETSEVTGYASFCCNHTKAHLFSKLAFCYISFVCVYGITCLYTLYWLFHRPLKEYSFRSVREETGMGDIPDVKNDFAFMLHLIDQYDSLYSKRFAVFLSEVSESRLKQLNLNHEWTAEKLRQKLQRNAQGRLELALCMLPGLPDTVFELSEVEALRLEAICDITFPPGLLQLVHLQELSLLHSPARLPFSSQVFLRDRLKVIRVKCEELREVPLWVFGLRGLEELHLEGLFPPELARAATLESLRELKQLKVLSLRSNASKVPASVTDVAGHLQRLSLHNDGARLLALNSLKKLAVLRELELVACGLERIPHAVFSLGALQELDLKDNHLRSIEEILSFQHCRKLVTLRLWHNQIAYVPEHVRKLRGLEQLYLSHNKLEMLPTQLGMCYSLRLLDVSHNGLRSLPAELGLLQNLQHLALSYNALEFLPDELFFCRKLRTLLLGYNHLSHLSPQVGALRALSRLELKGNRLEALPEELRNCGGLKKAGLLVEATLYEGLPPEVRDRMEVE; encoded by the coding sequence ATGGGGGACCTCCGGGAGCTGAGCGGCCTTAAGAACAACCTGGACCTGCAGCAGTACAGTTTCATTAACCAGCTCTGCTACGAGACGGCCCTGCACTGGTATGCCAAGTACTTCCCTTACCTGGTTGTCATCCACACGCTCATCTTCATGGTCTGCACCAGCTTCTGGTTCAAGTTCCCCGGCACCAGCTCTAAGATCGAGCACTTCATCTCCATCCTTGGCAAGTGTTTTGACTCGCCGTGGACCACGCGGGCCCTGTCGGAGGTCTCTGGGGAGAACCACAAGGGCCCTGCTGGGCGGGCGACAGTGACCGTGGCGGCGGCAGCAGGGTCAGCGAAGGCAGGTGAGGGCGAGAAGGAGAAGGTGCTGGCAGAGCCCGAGAAGGTGGTGACAGAGCCACCGGCCGTCACCCTGCTGGACAAGAAGGAGGGCGAGCAGGCCAAAGCCCTGTTTGAGAAGGTCAAGAAATTCCGCGTGCACGTGGAAGAGGGGGACATCCTGTACACCATGTACATCCGGCAGACGGTGCTCAAGGTCTGCAAGTTCTTGGCCATCCTGGTCTACAACCTCGTCTATGTGGAGAAGATCAGGTTCCTGGTGGCCTGCAGGGTGGAGACCTCGGAGGTCACGGGCTATGCCAGCTTCTGCTGCAACCACACCAAGGCCCACCTCTTCTCCAAGCTGGCTTTCTGCTACATCTCCTTCGTGTGCGTCTACGGGATCACCTGCCTCTACACGCTGTACTGGCTTTTCCACCGGCCCCTCAAGGAGTACTCTTTCCGATCCGTGAGGGAGGAGACGGGCATGGGCGACATCCCTGACGTCAAGAATGACTTTGCTTTCATGCTGCACCTCATCGACCAGTATGACTCGCTCTACTCCAAGCGCTTTGCGGTCTTCCTCTCGGAGGTCAGTGAGAGCCGCCTGAAGCAGCTCAACCTCAACCATGAGTGGACAGCTGAGAAGCTGCGGCAGAAACTGCAGCGCAATGCCCAAGGCCGGCTCGAGCTGGCCCTCTGCATGCTCCCAGGGCTGCCGGACACGGTCTTCGAGCTCAGCGAGGTGGAGGCGCTGCGGCTGGAGGCCATCTGTGACATCACCTTCCCCCCAGGCCTCTTGCAACTGGTGCACCTGCAGGAGCTCAGCCTGCTCCACTCGCCCGCCAGGCTGCCCTTCTCCTCGCAGGTCTTCCTGAGGGACCGCCTGAAGGTCATCCGGGTCAAGTGTGAGGAGCTCCGCGAGGTACCCCTCTGGGTGTTCGGGCTTCGGGGCCTGGAGGAGCTGCACCTGGAGGGGCTCTTCCCCCCAGAGCTGGCCCGGGCGGCGACCCTCGAGAGCCTCCGGGAGCTGAAGCAGCTGAAGGTGCTGTCTCTGCGGAGCAATGCCAGCAAGGTACCCGCTAGTGTGACCGATGTGGCCGGCCACCTACAGCGACTCAGCCTGCACAACGACGGGGCCCGCCTGCTGGCGCTGAACAGCCTCAAGAAGCTGGCGGTGCTTCGGGAGCTGGAGCTGgtggcctgtgggctggagcGCATCCCCCATGCCGTCTTCAGCCTGGGTGCGCTGCAGGAACTGGACCTTAAAGACAACCACCTGCGGTCCATCGAGGAGATCCTCAGCTTCCAGCACTGCCGCAAGCTGGTCACGCTCCGGCTGTGGCACAACCAGATCGCCTACGTCCCCGAGCACGTGCGGAAGCTCCGGGGCCTCGAGCAGCTCTATCTCAGCCACAACAAGCTGGAGATGCTGCCCACCCAGCTTGGCATGTGCTACAGCCTCCGCCTGCTGGACGTCTCCCACAACGGGCTGCGCTCCCTGCCGGCTGAGCTGGGCCTCCTCCAGAACCTACAGCACCTGGCACTCTCCTACAACGCCCTGGAGTTTCTGCCTGATGAGCTCTTCTTCTGCCGCAAGTTGCGGACGCTGCTCCTTGGCTACAACCACCTGAGCCACCTCTCGCCACAGGTGGGGGCCCTCAGGGCCCTCAGCCGCCTGGAGCTCAAGGGCAACCGGCTGGAGGCGCTGCCAGAAGAACTCCGCAACTGTGGGGGGCTCAAGAAGGCAGGGCTTCTGGTGGAGGCCACCCTTTACGAGGGGCTGCCGCCCGAGGTGAGGGACAGGATGGAGGTGGAGTGA